A genome region from Hydrogenoanaerobacterium saccharovorans includes the following:
- a CDS encoding glycoside hydrolase family 3 protein: protein MLRADLKGYPFMDKTIDIEERISDLLNRMTLEEKVRQLDIYSGTELAGDSETLTKFDGAKYTELFGDVGVGCLQNRYSSSKLNNQIQAYHIQNTRLGIPILFSEETLHGLVWPEATIFPQQIALAATFEPQLAYKQGRAIASEARSLGIHEGWSPVLDLARDPRWGRVEEGYGEDTYLGAKMAYKMVKGLQGDDLTQNNAIVAEPKHFSGYGAPSGGLNCGPAMFGRRDHANYCLPIFESAFKAGALNTMCSYNTIDGVAVAQDRELLTDVLREKLGMKGFVRSDMTAVRMLHTCHFVAKNNREAIKMGIEAGVDMQLYDFPHEEYESTLIDLVKCDEITEETINISCSRVLRVKFMLGLFDNPLTDESLSQKIVNCQQHKNVALEVAEKSICLLKNQNNILPLKKSIKNIAVIGPSAVACRFGGYSSASSVDRAVTLLDGIKAIVSKNTNVTYNSGCSILDADIKPIPQEWLRDENGKNGLTGKYYNTLDFSGEPVHTRVDSNINFNFIYSKPAQGVNADKFAVRWSGTLLPDRNFKGCIGLSTMDSMRLWIDGKLIVDGWEELNANQMVDFEFIKEKEYSVKIEYKNDQRGARVIFGYNHGRVNLDEAVRLAQNADVAIVAVGDSEETCGENFDRADLNLPGKQLELVKAIHATGTPVVLVMQNGRPLSITWENDNIPAIVEAWHVGEQGGMAIAKVLFGDVNPAGRLPMSFPKSVGQIPVHYNRCPFSATKYVEMDWLPLYPFGYGLSYTNFEYSNIKLSKSNIKADETVDVIFDVTNVGSCAGEEVAQLYIHDEYSSVLRPYKELAGFKRIYLVKGETKTVTLTLGYEQLRVLNKNFEWVVEPGKFEVMVGSHSANILLTAEFCVSQ from the coding sequence ATGTTAAGAGCAGATTTAAAAGGTTACCCATTTATGGATAAAACCATTGACATTGAAGAACGCATTTCAGACTTACTAAATCGGATGACATTAGAAGAAAAGGTTCGCCAGTTGGATATTTATTCAGGAACAGAGCTTGCAGGAGATTCTGAAACATTAACCAAATTTGACGGCGCAAAATATACAGAATTATTTGGAGATGTAGGTGTTGGATGCCTGCAAAACAGATATTCATCGTCAAAACTCAACAATCAAATCCAAGCCTACCATATCCAAAATACAAGGTTAGGTATTCCGATTTTATTCAGCGAAGAAACACTGCACGGATTGGTTTGGCCTGAGGCTACCATATTTCCTCAGCAAATTGCTTTAGCCGCTACGTTTGAACCGCAACTAGCCTATAAACAAGGCAGAGCAATCGCTTCAGAAGCACGGAGCTTGGGCATTCACGAAGGGTGGTCACCCGTACTCGATTTAGCGCGCGACCCTCGTTGGGGGCGAGTTGAAGAAGGTTACGGTGAAGATACTTATTTGGGTGCAAAAATGGCGTATAAAATGGTAAAAGGTTTACAAGGAGACGACTTAACCCAAAACAATGCCATTGTTGCAGAACCAAAGCATTTTTCGGGGTATGGCGCACCAAGCGGAGGCCTCAATTGCGGCCCTGCAATGTTTGGGCGCCGCGACCATGCAAATTACTGTTTGCCGATATTCGAATCTGCTTTTAAAGCCGGTGCTTTAAATACAATGTGCTCTTACAATACCATTGATGGTGTTGCAGTTGCGCAAGATAGAGAATTGCTAACCGATGTATTGCGCGAAAAACTCGGGATGAAAGGCTTTGTTCGCTCTGATATGACAGCGGTTCGCATGCTGCATACCTGCCATTTTGTGGCTAAAAATAACAGAGAAGCAATTAAGATGGGCATTGAAGCCGGGGTTGATATGCAGCTGTATGATTTCCCGCACGAGGAGTATGAAAGTACCTTAATCGACTTGGTAAAGTGCGATGAAATTACCGAAGAAACAATTAATATTTCTTGCAGCAGGGTTCTAAGAGTGAAGTTTATGCTGGGTCTGTTCGATAATCCGCTTACAGATGAGTCTTTAAGCCAAAAAATTGTAAACTGCCAGCAGCATAAGAATGTCGCTTTAGAAGTTGCTGAAAAATCGATTTGTCTGCTGAAAAACCAAAACAACATCTTGCCGCTCAAAAAATCTATAAAAAATATTGCGGTCATTGGTCCGAGTGCGGTAGCTTGCAGGTTTGGCGGCTATAGTTCTGCAAGCAGTGTAGACCGTGCTGTTACCTTGCTTGATGGGATTAAGGCAATTGTTTCAAAAAATACAAATGTAACCTATAATTCTGGGTGCAGCATTTTAGATGCAGATATCAAACCTATCCCTCAAGAGTGGCTACGCGACGAAAACGGAAAAAATGGCTTAACCGGTAAATATTATAACACTCTTGATTTCTCCGGTGAACCGGTGCATACAAGAGTTGATAGCAATATAAACTTTAACTTTATCTATTCAAAACCTGCGCAGGGCGTTAATGCCGATAAATTTGCAGTGCGTTGGAGCGGAACTCTTTTGCCTGACCGTAACTTTAAAGGCTGTATTGGGCTAAGCACAATGGATAGTATGAGATTATGGATTGACGGCAAATTAATTGTGGATGGCTGGGAAGAATTAAATGCCAACCAAATGGTTGATTTTGAATTTATAAAAGAGAAAGAGTATTCTGTTAAAATAGAATATAAAAACGACCAAAGAGGCGCCCGTGTCATTTTTGGGTACAATCACGGAAGAGTGAATCTGGATGAGGCGGTTCGCTTAGCACAAAATGCAGATGTGGCCATTGTAGCAGTTGGCGACAGTGAAGAAACCTGCGGAGAAAATTTTGACCGTGCGGATTTGAACCTGCCGGGCAAACAGCTGGAGCTGGTTAAGGCAATTCATGCAACAGGTACGCCCGTTGTATTGGTTATGCAAAATGGCAGACCTTTGTCCATTACTTGGGAAAACGACAACATACCCGCTATTGTAGAAGCCTGGCATGTAGGCGAACAAGGCGGCATGGCAATAGCAAAAGTACTCTTTGGCGATGTGAATCCTGCGGGACGCTTGCCAATGTCCTTTCCAAAATCAGTAGGGCAGATACCTGTACACTACAACCGATGCCCGTTTAGTGCAACCAAATATGTCGAAATGGATTGGCTGCCGTTATATCCTTTTGGATATGGCTTAAGTTACACAAATTTTGAATACTCGAATATAAAATTATCAAAATCCAATATCAAAGCAGATGAAACAGTAGATGTGATATTTGATGTAACGAATGTAGGCAGCTGTGCTGGCGAAGAAGTCGCACAACTTTATATCCATGATGAATACAGCAGTGTTTTGCGCCCCTATAAAGAATTGGCTGGTTTTAAACGGATCTATTTGGTTAAAGGCGAGACAAAAACGGTTACATTAACATTAGGTTATGAACAGTTAAGAGTTTTAAACAAAAATTTTGAATGGGTTGTTGAGCCTGGTAAATTCGAGGTTATGGTAGGCAGCCATTCAGCAAATATTTTGTTGACAGCTGAATTTTGCGTTTCACAATAG
- a CDS encoding P-loop NTPase, giving the protein MADFCKRINIICGHYGSGKTNLAVNLAVDLKKQGKDVTLVDLDIVNPYFRSADFNDSLNENGIHTISPTYANTNLDIPALTADIHAVFGQKERTVVIDVGGDDAGAAAMGRYARMVLDDGDYTYLYVINQYRYLTRTPGEAVEILRDIEQISRLTATGIVNNSNVSYQTTSDTITSSLEYAQTVAQLADIPLVATAYDRRLEKEIISRGNVPNGYPLDIFVKPPWEEKTNIQL; this is encoded by the coding sequence GTGGCAGATTTTTGTAAACGCATCAACATCATATGCGGTCATTATGGCAGCGGCAAAACCAACCTTGCTGTAAACCTTGCGGTTGATTTAAAAAAGCAGGGTAAAGATGTAACGCTGGTAGACCTAGACATAGTAAATCCATACTTCCGCTCGGCGGATTTTAACGATAGTTTAAACGAAAACGGCATTCATACCATCAGCCCAACCTATGCTAACACCAACCTCGATATCCCTGCACTTACTGCGGATATTCATGCAGTGTTTGGGCAGAAAGAACGTACGGTTGTTATCGACGTGGGCGGTGATGATGCAGGCGCTGCCGCAATGGGGCGTTATGCACGTATGGTGCTGGATGACGGAGACTATACCTATCTTTATGTTATCAATCAGTATCGTTATCTAACACGTACCCCCGGCGAAGCTGTAGAAATCCTGCGTGATATCGAGCAGATTTCACGCCTAACTGCTACGGGCATCGTCAACAATTCCAATGTTTCTTATCAGACTACATCTGATACCATAACGTCTTCTTTAGAATATGCTCAAACGGTAGCACAGCTTGCAGACATCCCTTTGGTTGCCACCGCTTACGACAGACGTTTGGAGAAGGAGATTATTTCGAGGGGCAATGTTCCAAATGGTTATCCGTTGGACATTTTCGTAAAGCCCCCATGGGAAGAAAAAACGAACATTCAGTTATAA
- a CDS encoding 4Fe-4S dicluster domain-containing protein, translated as MAKVTISEITCKGCGLCVSVCPKKIIELDKSRLNPKGYHPAQVIDLEKCIACAMCAMMCPDSAIKVEK; from the coding sequence ATGGCAAAAGTAACCATCAGCGAGATTACTTGTAAAGGTTGCGGTTTGTGTGTCAGTGTTTGTCCTAAAAAGATTATAGAATTGGACAAAAGCAGGCTCAACCCCAAAGGCTACCATCCCGCTCAGGTCATCGACCTTGAAAAATGCATTGCATGTGCTATGTGTGCAATGATGTGTCCCGACAGTGCAATTAAAGTAGAAAAGTAG
- a CDS encoding 3-methyl-2-oxobutanoate dehydrogenase subunit VorB, which yields MADKVLMKGNEALAEAAIKCGCHSFFGYPITPQTEVAAYMAKRLPKIGGTYLQAESEISAINMVLGAASAGVRAMTSSSSPGISLKCEGISYIAGSDLPCLIINVQRGGPGLGGIQPAQSDYWQATRAPGHGDLHILVFAPSTIQEMVDLVYDAFDKADKYRMPAMILADGMLGQMMEPVTFPEKEVTEFIDKPWATNGHQNKREHNVVNSLYLQAKELEKTIVDRFKKYDVIKENEQRAEEYMVEDADIVLVAYGATARIAQSAVKTARGQGIKAGLIRPITVWPFPDKAIDKACATSKNFLCVEMSMGQMVDDVRLAVNGRKPVHFFGHTGGVIPTPAEVLEQIKTIAGGAK from the coding sequence ATGGCTGATAAAGTATTAATGAAGGGCAACGAAGCGCTCGCGGAAGCCGCAATTAAATGCGGTTGCCACAGCTTCTTCGGCTACCCGATTACACCTCAGACCGAGGTTGCTGCATATATGGCAAAACGTCTGCCTAAAATCGGCGGTACATACCTGCAGGCAGAGTCAGAAATCAGTGCAATTAACATGGTTTTGGGCGCAGCATCCGCAGGTGTTCGTGCTATGACTTCTTCATCCTCTCCCGGTATCTCGCTCAAATGCGAGGGTATCTCCTACATTGCAGGTTCCGACCTGCCTTGTCTCATTATCAACGTCCAGCGCGGCGGCCCGGGGCTTGGCGGCATTCAGCCTGCACAAAGCGATTATTGGCAGGCAACCCGTGCACCCGGCCATGGAGATTTACACATCTTGGTGTTCGCTCCCTCTACTATTCAAGAGATGGTTGACCTCGTCTACGACGCATTTGACAAAGCAGATAAATACAGAATGCCTGCTATGATTCTTGCCGATGGTATGCTCGGCCAGATGATGGAGCCTGTTACATTCCCAGAAAAAGAGGTTACCGAGTTTATTGATAAACCTTGGGCTACCAACGGTCATCAGAATAAGCGTGAACACAATGTTGTTAATTCTCTGTATTTGCAGGCTAAAGAATTAGAGAAAACGATTGTAGACCGCTTTAAGAAATACGATGTTATCAAAGAGAACGAGCAACGTGCCGAAGAATATATGGTTGAAGATGCCGACATTGTTCTGGTTGCCTACGGTGCAACCGCGCGTATTGCGCAAAGTGCTGTTAAAACCGCACGCGGGCAGGGCATCAAAGCGGGTCTTATCCGCCCCATTACCGTATGGCCGTTCCCCGATAAAGCCATTGATAAGGCATGTGCTACTTCTAAAAACTTCCTATGCGTCGAAATGAGCATGGGCCAAATGGTAGACGATGTACGCCTTGCTGTAAACGGCAGAAAACCGGTGCATTTCTTTGGTCACACCGGCGGTGTCATCCCCACACCTGCTGAGGTGCTTGAGCAAATTAAAACAATTGCAGGAGGTGCTAAATAA
- a CDS encoding thiamine pyrophosphate-dependent enzyme, giving the protein MAVVYEKSHALTDAVLHYCPGCTHGIIHKLVAEVIDELQCEGDTVGVAPVGCAVMAYNYFKCDMVEAPHGRAPAVATGLKRSLPNNVIFTYQGDGDLAAIGTAETVHAATRGENITIIFVNNCIYGMTGGQMAPTTLPGQVTQTTPYGRDVAAAGYPIRMSEMLATLDGTAYAERVSVDSVPNIRKAKAAIKKAFQTQVDKKGFSIVEVLSTCPTNWGLTPVEALGWLRDNMIPYYPLGVYKDKTGGDK; this is encoded by the coding sequence ATGGCAGTAGTATATGAAAAATCCCATGCACTTACCGATGCTGTGCTGCATTATTGCCCCGGCTGCACCCATGGTATCATTCACAAGTTGGTTGCAGAGGTTATAGATGAATTGCAGTGCGAGGGCGATACCGTAGGTGTTGCGCCTGTTGGTTGCGCTGTTATGGCATACAACTATTTTAAATGCGATATGGTAGAGGCGCCTCATGGCAGAGCACCTGCGGTTGCAACCGGTTTAAAACGCAGCCTGCCCAATAACGTCATCTTTACCTATCAGGGCGACGGCGACCTTGCCGCAATCGGCACCGCAGAAACCGTCCATGCTGCTACCCGCGGCGAAAACATTACCATCATTTTCGTTAACAACTGTATTTACGGTATGACAGGCGGCCAAATGGCTCCCACAACACTGCCCGGTCAGGTTACACAAACCACACCTTACGGCCGTGACGTTGCTGCTGCGGGCTATCCTATCCGTATGTCCGAGATGCTCGCTACTCTCGACGGTACTGCTTATGCAGAGCGTGTTTCGGTGGATTCGGTCCCTAACATCCGTAAAGCAAAAGCTGCCATTAAAAAAGCTTTCCAGACTCAGGTTGACAAAAAAGGCTTTTCTATTGTAGAAGTCCTGTCCACCTGTCCTACCAACTGGGGGCTAACACCTGTTGAGGCACTTGGCTGGCTGCGCGACAATATGATTCCTTACTATCCTCTTGGCGTTTATAAAGATAAAACAGGAGGGGACAAATAA
- a CDS encoding 2-oxoacid:acceptor oxidoreductase family protein, translated as MASYNMVMAGFGGQGVLFSGKVIAYAGLIEDQSVSWLPSYGPEMRGGTANCSICVSDEPIGSPLVVTPNVLIAMNAPSYDRFIDAVEAGGTAIIDSTLVTKKCDRTDINVFYVPATELASEKGLEGLANIILVGKLLKETGFAQYESVRKAIDKCVSARKQHLKVKNIEAIDLGMSL; from the coding sequence ATGGCTTCTTATAATATGGTAATGGCAGGCTTTGGTGGCCAGGGTGTTCTGTTTTCGGGCAAGGTAATTGCTTATGCCGGCTTGATTGAAGACCAAAGTGTTTCGTGGTTGCCGTCTTACGGCCCTGAAATGCGCGGTGGCACAGCAAACTGTTCTATCTGTGTTTCCGACGAGCCAATCGGTTCTCCGTTGGTTGTAACCCCCAACGTGCTCATCGCAATGAACGCACCATCCTACGATCGGTTTATTGATGCGGTAGAGGCTGGCGGCACTGCTATCATAGATAGTACATTGGTGACCAAGAAATGTGACAGAACCGATATTAACGTGTTTTACGTTCCTGCAACCGAGCTCGCATCCGAAAAAGGGCTCGAAGGGCTTGCAAATATTATTCTTGTCGGCAAACTGCTCAAAGAAACTGGCTTTGCTCAATACGAATCGGTGCGCAAGGCAATTGATAAGTGCGTTTCTGCAAGAAAACAGCACCTTAAGGTGAAAAATATCGAGGCAATCGATTTAGGTATGTCCCTGTAA
- a CDS encoding PD-(D/E)XK nuclease family protein, giving the protein MLQFIIGTTGSGKTTLLRQKVCESVRAGKQAIVIVPEQHSFETEKTLYEMLGARLAIHAEVLSFTRLCNRIFRCYGGLAGDYIDDSARLLLMSLTLEELSDTLELYSNKTNRMRFVESMVSQVSEFKNAGITPEQLEQFAQQTGEEEGLAKKTGELASIYRVYQAMIDRSYKDAEDDITRACGYLESEPFFADYDVFIDSFKSFTAAEHLILDHIFSKSLLVTVTLCTDSLEEHEDDLGLFSLVKKTAARLKRIAKNNSVQELPLIRLNHHYRYQNDELVHLEQNVFRSHPVPYNKPCGNIQLVEAQNQYDEVEYVAACIREAVRKSDVRYRDIAVIGRDLSSYTQAFESVFERYEIPYFMDSREDITGKPLTAAVLHAVDAVCRNFDTDGIMALLKTALLGISSQEIGELENYCFVWDVKGQAWRQGFTMNPSGYGEFSEKDKTQLAHLNQLRIQIITPLEELFTSIQRCNGAGFAAAVFRYLEQSGILNRLRHAQEDDPIAGDCVQLYDTVVDLLDQFAAALGGANLTAQQYSELLRMVLCSVDIGSIPQTLDQVIIGSADRIRLSSPKLTFLVGANDGVFPAVYKSSGILSDAERDQMIRSGLEISNTAESKSLDETFCAYAALCSPSQQLTVCYACSTIKGESLYPSVIVKNLRTVLPFVNKISADEQDHMLYIQNNKTAFDVFCSVLRQDNQFTASLKSYLEEQGMGTRVQRLLNPAKASEYQLTNSKTIFKLYGKDISLSASRLDQFYQCKMAYFCRYGLSIKPRRRAELSPMESGTLVHFVLQALLSQYDDICSAVLDEEKLRKDIHNLLWQYVDEKMGGKESKPARFTYLFKRLEDTLLKLLQHLAKEFANSQFRPVYFELPIKKSQNKTDDNSENMYIAALEFPTAAGGTVAVEGVVDRVDVMDKNDKKYIRVVDYKSGSKTFHLTDIYCGLNLQMLIYLFTLRRNGQGSLAEAAPAGILYMPAKTKYTSLARGTDAEEAEKEQMKTLKMNGLLLDNPESLLGMERDGEGVFIPVTIQEKEKTSGKGKDKTTEIITEIKGDIATLAELGKLEQYVEKMVVDMANTLHSGAIGAVPTYTSQYNATCEYCDYREVCGHEEGDLTNKVDDIKNKSDFFDRIDAEKQAQQADNDAEEVQQDGED; this is encoded by the coding sequence ATGCTGCAATTTATTATTGGAACAACCGGCAGCGGTAAAACAACGTTGCTGCGCCAAAAAGTTTGCGAAAGCGTGCGTGCGGGCAAGCAAGCCATCGTTATAGTGCCCGAACAGCACTCGTTTGAAACCGAAAAAACCCTGTATGAAATGCTGGGAGCACGGCTTGCCATCCATGCCGAAGTTCTCAGCTTTACGCGCCTGTGCAACCGTATTTTTCGCTGTTACGGCGGGCTTGCGGGCGATTATATCGATGACAGCGCCCGCCTTTTGCTTATGAGCCTTACTCTGGAGGAACTATCCGATACTCTTGAACTTTACTCCAATAAAACAAACCGTATGCGCTTTGTAGAATCTATGGTATCGCAAGTCAGCGAATTTAAAAATGCAGGCATCACGCCCGAACAGCTCGAACAGTTTGCCCAGCAAACTGGAGAAGAAGAGGGACTTGCAAAAAAAACAGGAGAACTTGCCTCAATTTACCGTGTTTATCAGGCAATGATTGACCGCAGCTACAAAGATGCAGAAGACGATATCACCCGTGCTTGTGGGTATCTTGAGAGTGAACCGTTCTTTGCCGATTATGATGTGTTTATCGATTCTTTTAAGTCTTTTACAGCCGCAGAACACCTCATACTCGACCATATATTTTCAAAATCTCTCCTGGTCACCGTTACACTTTGTACCGATAGTTTAGAGGAACATGAAGATGATTTAGGTTTGTTTTCGCTTGTAAAAAAAACAGCCGCCCGTCTTAAGCGCATTGCAAAAAATAACAGCGTGCAAGAGCTGCCGCTGATTCGTTTAAACCATCACTACCGTTACCAGAACGATGAATTAGTACATTTAGAGCAAAATGTTTTTCGTTCCCATCCAGTTCCATACAATAAGCCGTGTGGCAACATCCAGCTTGTTGAAGCGCAAAATCAGTACGATGAGGTAGAATATGTTGCCGCTTGCATACGTGAGGCGGTGCGAAAAAGCGACGTGCGTTACCGCGATATAGCCGTAATTGGGAGAGATCTTTCCTCCTATACGCAGGCGTTCGAGAGCGTTTTTGAACGCTACGAAATTCCTTATTTTATGGATAGCCGTGAGGATATTACAGGAAAGCCCCTTACCGCTGCTGTTTTGCATGCGGTAGATGCCGTATGTCGTAATTTTGATACGGATGGAATTATGGCTTTACTAAAAACTGCATTGCTGGGTATTTCTTCACAAGAAATTGGTGAGCTTGAAAACTACTGTTTTGTTTGGGATGTAAAAGGACAAGCGTGGCGCCAAGGTTTTACCATGAACCCCTCAGGCTATGGAGAGTTCAGCGAAAAGGATAAAACACAACTTGCTCACCTCAACCAGCTTCGCATCCAAATCATCACACCGTTGGAGGAACTTTTTACTTCAATACAGCGGTGCAACGGTGCAGGTTTTGCGGCGGCGGTGTTTCGTTACCTTGAGCAATCGGGCATTTTAAATAGGTTGCGCCACGCACAAGAGGATGACCCCATTGCAGGCGATTGTGTTCAGCTCTACGATACAGTTGTTGATTTGCTTGACCAATTTGCGGCGGCTCTTGGCGGTGCAAACCTTACGGCACAACAATACTCTGAGCTATTGCGCATGGTGCTTTGTTCGGTTGATATCGGCAGTATTCCTCAAACGCTCGATCAGGTTATCATCGGCTCTGCCGACCGTATCCGCCTTTCATCCCCCAAGCTAACTTTTCTGGTAGGTGCAAACGATGGGGTTTTTCCCGCAGTATACAAATCGAGTGGCATTTTATCAGATGCGGAGCGAGATCAAATGATTCGTTCTGGGCTTGAAATATCCAACACAGCCGAAAGCAAATCGCTGGATGAAACCTTTTGTGCGTATGCGGCATTATGCAGCCCGTCTCAACAACTTACGGTCTGTTATGCCTGCTCCACCATCAAAGGCGAAAGCCTCTACCCTTCGGTCATAGTAAAAAATCTTCGTACGGTATTACCGTTTGTTAACAAAATATCTGCCGATGAGCAAGACCACATGCTTTACATACAAAACAATAAAACTGCTTTTGACGTATTTTGCTCGGTTTTACGACAGGATAACCAGTTTACAGCTTCACTCAAATCTTATTTAGAAGAACAGGGGATGGGTACGCGGGTTCAGCGTTTGCTTAACCCGGCTAAAGCAAGCGAATATCAACTAACAAACAGCAAAACTATTTTTAAGCTTTACGGCAAAGATATAAGCCTTTCGGCATCTCGTCTTGACCAATTTTACCAGTGTAAAATGGCATACTTTTGCCGTTATGGTTTAAGCATTAAGCCGCGCCGCCGTGCCGAGCTGTCTCCGATGGAATCTGGTACGCTGGTGCATTTTGTGTTGCAAGCTTTGCTCTCGCAATACGATGATATTTGCAGTGCAGTGTTGGATGAAGAAAAACTGCGCAAGGATATCCATAACCTGTTGTGGCAGTATGTCGATGAAAAAATGGGAGGCAAAGAGAGTAAGCCTGCGCGGTTTACCTATTTGTTTAAACGGTTGGAAGATACCTTGCTAAAACTATTGCAGCACTTGGCAAAAGAGTTTGCAAACAGCCAATTCCGCCCTGTGTATTTTGAACTTCCCATTAAAAAGTCGCAAAATAAAACCGACGATAACAGCGAAAATATGTACATTGCCGCTTTAGAATTCCCAACTGCCGCAGGCGGTACGGTTGCGGTTGAGGGTGTGGTTGACCGCGTAGACGTGATGGACAAAAATGACAAAAAGTATATACGCGTAGTCGACTACAAATCGGGCAGCAAAACGTTTCACCTTACTGATATTTACTGCGGGCTGAACCTGCAAATGCTCATTTACCTTTTTACGTTAAGAAGAAACGGCCAAGGCAGCCTTGCAGAAGCTGCCCCTGCGGGTATTTTATATATGCCTGCCAAAACAAAATACACCTCGCTAGCCCGTGGTACAGATGCTGAAGAAGCAGAAAAAGAGCAGATGAAAACCCTTAAAATGAACGGTTTACTGCTCGATAATCCCGAATCTCTACTGGGTATGGAACGCGACGGCGAGGGAGTTTTTATCCCTGTTACAATTCAAGAAAAAGAGAAGACCTCAGGCAAAGGGAAGGATAAAACAACCGAAATTATTACCGAGATTAAAGGAGATATTGCAACTTTGGCAGAATTGGGCAAACTCGAACAATACGTTGAAAAAATGGTTGTAGATATGGCAAACACTTTACACAGCGGTGCTATTGGTGCTGTGCCAACGTATACCAGCCAATATAATGCCACCTGCGAATACTGCGATTATCGTGAGGTATGTGGGCACGAAGAGGGCGATCTTACAAATAAAGTGGACGATATAAAAAACAAATCTGATTTTTTTGATAGAATTGATGCAGAAAAGCAAGCACAGCAAGCGGACAACGACGCAGAGGAGGTGCAACAGGATGGCGAAGATTAA